The genomic DNA GGACATCCAGAACATGATTCCCCTCAAGCCCACCCAGGACACGCCCTTTGCCGAACTGCCCGAGCCGGGCCGCGACGTGGTCCTGCCCCTGCGCAAGGAGGCGGGCGGGTTCATCAGCCAGATGACCCACTGCAAGCGGTGCCGGGCCGATGCTGTGGGGCTGCTCGGCAACGACCAGTCCGCAGCCCTGTGCGGCACGCTCCAGGCATGTGCCAAGCTCAAGCCCCTGGAGGCCGGGGCTGCGCGCCCCCATGTGGCTGTGGCCACCCGCGAGGGCATGCTGGTCAACCAGCACCTGGGCGAGGCCAAGACCTTTCAGATATGGGGACCGGACGGGAGCGGCTACCGCCTGATCGAGGAGCGGCAGGCCCCGGCGGCAGGCTGCGGCCCGCAGCGCTGGGCCGATCTGGCCGCGCTGCTCAAGGACTGTCGCGCGGTCGTGGCTGCGGCCATGGGCGAGACGCCGAGGATGCTGCTGGAGGAACACGGCGTGGCCCCGCACAGCGTCACCGGGTTTATCGAGGACGCGCTCCGGGCGATCTATGAAACCGGCGACCTGAAGGCGCTCAAGGGACGGCGCGGCGGCATCGCGGGCGGCTGCTGCACCGGCACGGGCGTCAGCTGCGGCTAAAATTTGTCAGGCAACGCCCGGTTTCGGCGCAATCCGCCGGATTCGTCACAGTAGGGGCATCGGCGGAGAGCATCGCGCCGGGCTATCACCCCCGTGCGAGGCACGGGGGTGTGTCACCCACAACCACAGGAGTCAAGACATGAACAGGGCCACGCTTGAGAAGGTGTTCGAGTACGCGTCCAGGCCGGTGCAGGGGACCATGTCCCGCAAGCTGCGCAAGGATGTGAAGATTCAGGTCAATGAAGGCGAGGTGTACGAGGCTGCGACCCTCTTCCTGGGCGAGGAGTTCATCCGCGTCACCGCTGTCAGGGATGGCGTGGCCATGAACACCTATTACGACTGGGACAAGATCGCCTCGGTCCGCACCCTCGGTCCTGCGGAATAGCCTTTCCTGAACATGTGCCATGACGCCCCCGCGCACGTGCGCGGGGGCGTCTTTTGGTTTCATGCGGATGCGCCCCGCCGGTCACGGACTGGCGGGGCGCATCGCTGATGGGGGAGGTGTGTGGCGGGAAAATTGTTCAGGGCGCATCGGCCTCAGCGCATGCGGCGAAGGCGCGCCCTTCCTTCGGCGATCATGCTTTCCAGGTTGTATTTCTTGACCCGGTAGCCCATCTGGCGGGCGGACAGGCTCAGCGCCTCGGCGGCCTTGTACTGGACCCAGCCGCTGCGCTCCAGCGCGGCCATGACCTCGTTGCGCTCCACCTCCTTGAGCGAGGTGCAGTGCAGCCCCTCGCCGTTTGAATGGAGCGCCTCCTGGACCGTGGCGATCTGGCCTGGGGCAAGGTACGACTTGAGGAATTCCAGGCTGATGCGCTCGGTGTCGGCCATGATGACCAGCCGCTCGATGAGGTTTTGCATCTCGCGCACGTTGCCGGGCCAGTCGTAGCGGATCAGGGCGTCCAGGGCGGTTGGGGTGAAGTGGATGTGCCGCCCGTAGTTCTCGGCCACTTCGCTCAGGAAGTGGTTGAGCAGACCGGTGATGTCGTCTTTTCGCTCGCGCAGCGATGGCACCCGGATGGGAAAGACGTTGAGCCGGTAGTAGAGATCAAGCCGGAACTGGCCGTGCTCCACCAGATCGCCCAGGTCGCGGTTGGTGGCGGCCAGGATGCGAACGTCGATGTGGCGGGTGCGGTTGGAGCCGAGGCGTTCCAGTTCCTTGTCCTGGATCACGCGCAGCAGCTTGGCTTGCAGGCCCATGGGCAACTCGCCAATCTCGTCGAGGAAGATGGTGCCGTTGTCCGCCTCCTCGAAGCGGCCCGGACGGGTGTTCGTGGCTCCGGTGAACGCCCCCTTCTCGTGGCCGAACAGCTCGGATTCGAGGAGGTTGGCCGGGATGGAGGCGCAGTTGACCTTGATGAAGGGGTGCCCCTTGCGGTCGGAAATCTCGTGGATGATGCGGGCGATGAGCGTCTTGCCCACCCCGGACTCGCCGAGCAGCAGCACCGTGGCCCTGGTGGGCGAGACCTTTTCGATCTGCCGCTGCACCTCGATCATGGGCGCGCTCTGGCCCACGATGTACGGCCCCTTGGTGTTCTTGGATATCTGGTATTTGAGCGAGGTGTTCTCGCGCTTGAGCACAGCCTCGCGCTCCATGATCTTCTCGTTGAGGCTGATGAACTGGGCGATGAGGGTGGCCACCACCTTGAGGAAATCCACATCCTCCTCAAAGGCGATCTCGTCCTCGAACAACCGGTCCACATTGAGCACGCCGATGGGTTCGCCGTGCAGGACGATGGGCACCCCGATGAACGAGATCATGCCCCGGCGGATCTTGCGCGAGCCGGTCTTGTCCAGAAACAGCGGCTCCTTGTCGATATCGGGCACGAAGTAGGGCTCGCCGGTCTGGAAGATGCGGCCCGTGACCCCCTCGTCAAGCCGGTAGACGCCGCGCTGCTTCTCCTCGCGGGTCAGGCCGTAGGAGGCATTGATGGACAGGTGTCCGGTTTCGGGATCGTAGAGCGTGACCGTGGCGCGTTGCATGCTCAGCAGTTCCGACAGGATGCCAAGCACGCCGTCCAGGGCCGACTCCAAATGCAGAGCCTGATCGATGACCTGACAGATGGCCAGCAGGGCCGAGAGTTTGAGTCCGTGGACAGTGGGAGCCATGGCCTGTGGTAAGCAAAGGCAGTGCCACAATGGGTTTTGTGGAAAAATATTTAAAAAACAGATAGTTAGCTATTCAGGCGAGCAGCATTTTTGATACAAAAATGTAATATTCGCGCCGCGAGTATACATATCTGCAAATATGCGGGGACGATAATAGCTGGTCGGTCGGCGGCAGCGGCTGGCAGGGGGGAGTCCTGTCGATCAAGGCGGATCAGTGGCCGAGGCAGTGTCGGCGCATGGCCGTGACGCGGTCGATGTAGGCTGTCTGATAGAGGGGGCCGTTGGCGGTGAAGGCGCGGGCCGCCTCCAGGTGGGCGTCGCACCACAGGGCCAGGGCCGGGTTGCGGTGGATGCGCCCGTAGGCCTTGATCATGTGCAGGGTCATGTGGCAGACGGGCATGCGCTCGCGGGCGAGGACCAGCAGGTCGGTGTGGTCGCGGTCGAGATCGAGGAAGAACGCGCCCACGGCCTCGGCACTGTGGTAGTTGGCCCCGGAGGCGAGCCGTTTGAGCAGCGCATCGTCGTCCAGGCGCGTGAGACGACAGTGCGCCCGCCACTGGGCCGGCACGGTCTCGTTCTCCCGGTATTGTACCGCGCCGGTTTCGAGGAACCGGGTCACGGTGTCGGCCAGCCGGTCGGGCATGGAGGCGATGTGCTCGATGTCGCGCCGGGCGCGCAGGCCGGTGACCTGTCCGTCTTTTTCTTCCAGGGTGATCTTCAGGAACGGGCACTGGGTCTCGATGCGCTTGTCCGAGTCGGCCCAGATGCCGCCGAACACGCGGTCCATGTCGATGACATGGACGCCCGGCAGGCTGCGGCTCCAGCCGCGCAGGGTGTCTATGGCCCCGCGCGACACTTCGGTCCATCCCTTGAGATATGAGAACGGCTCCGGGCCGAACGCGGGATACGGGGTCAGCCGCGAGAGCACGAGGATGGGTGGCGACGGAAAATCGGCCCTGACGCGGGCCAGCATCTCTCCGTAGCGCTTGAGGTAGGTGGCCGGAT from Pseudodesulfovibrio aespoeensis Aspo-2 includes the following:
- a CDS encoding sigma-54-dependent Fis family transcriptional regulator gives rise to the protein MAPTVHGLKLSALLAICQVIDQALHLESALDGVLGILSELLSMQRATVTLYDPETGHLSINASYGLTREEKQRGVYRLDEGVTGRIFQTGEPYFVPDIDKEPLFLDKTGSRKIRRGMISFIGVPIVLHGEPIGVLNVDRLFEDEIAFEEDVDFLKVVATLIAQFISLNEKIMEREAVLKRENTSLKYQISKNTKGPYIVGQSAPMIEVQRQIEKVSPTRATVLLLGESGVGKTLIARIIHEISDRKGHPFIKVNCASIPANLLESELFGHEKGAFTGATNTRPGRFEEADNGTIFLDEIGELPMGLQAKLLRVIQDKELERLGSNRTRHIDVRILAATNRDLGDLVEHGQFRLDLYYRLNVFPIRVPSLRERKDDITGLLNHFLSEVAENYGRHIHFTPTALDALIRYDWPGNVREMQNLIERLVIMADTERISLEFLKSYLAPGQIATVQEALHSNGEGLHCTSLKEVERNEVMAALERSGWVQYKAAEALSLSARQMGYRVKKYNLESMIAEGRARLRRMR
- a CDS encoding SGNH/GDSL hydrolase family protein, yielding MDSSQKQDNANQGTRAMLYFLGNCQADFLSRAMAGRGFEAIYRVLASPLTLPSHHGIPESLARLDRTMGLGNYFHGRELKHQFQPIGPDDPEPALIVMSLFHENTPLFVHDKEKYVFYMDPRALTDNQELMAWAQAECRMFEPNPATYLKRYGEMLARVRADFPSPPILVLSRLTPYPAFGPEPFSYLKGWTEVSRGAIDTLRGWSRSLPGVHVIDMDRVFGGIWADSDKRIETQCPFLKITLEEKDGQVTGLRARRDIEHIASMPDRLADTVTRFLETGAVQYRENETVPAQWRAHCRLTRLDDDALLKRLASGANYHSAEAVGAFFLDLDRDHTDLLVLARERMPVCHMTLHMIKAYGRIHRNPALALWCDAHLEAARAFTANGPLYQTAYIDRVTAMRRHCLGH